The Candidatus Manganitrophus noduliformans genome includes a window with the following:
- a CDS encoding CinA family protein encodes MENGDDNREGETLEEIVGKLLLQQKKWLAIAESCTGGGIAARMTRIPGSSRYFDSACVTYSNRSKERLLGVPNALLAEKGAVSAEVAAAMAEGIRKKAGVDLGLSVTGIAGPDGGSPQKPVGLVYIALSDGRKTIPERFQFHGDRETIQAEAAQTALEKVRRYLTRG; translated from the coding sequence ATGGAAAACGGCGACGACAACCGGGAGGGAGAGACCCTGGAAGAGATCGTAGGGAAACTTCTCTTGCAGCAGAAAAAATGGCTGGCGATCGCCGAGTCGTGCACCGGAGGGGGGATCGCCGCCCGGATGACCCGTATCCCCGGCAGTTCGCGCTATTTCGATTCGGCCTGCGTCACCTACAGCAACCGGTCTAAAGAGAGGCTGCTGGGGGTCCCGAACGCCCTTCTGGCAGAGAAGGGGGCGGTCAGCGCCGAAGTGGCCGCCGCGATGGCCGAAGGAATCCGGAAAAAGGCGGGGGTCGATCTCGGTCTCTCGGTCACCGGGATCGCGGGGCCGGACGGGGGAAGTCCTCAGAAGCCGGTCGGGTTGGTCTATATCGCCCTCTCGGATGGCCGCAAAACCATTCCCGAGCGGTTCCAATTTCACGGCGATCGAGAAACGATCCAGGCCGAGGCGGCGCAGACGGCGCTGGAGAAAGTGAGAAGATATCTCACCCGCGGTTAA
- a CDS encoding regulatory protein RecX yields MAESYRSTASRPARRAEAPAAPSGEREARQTAGASRPADRAKQSAYRLLSYRDRSVKEIETKLAEKGYSEEIIAEVIASLKEANYLDDDRFARQWVRFRTEHRHFGPIRLKRELLEKGISSEEADRAIEGRSEEWDLVEQAEAALRRRLKDPSLLHDLKTRRKAYAFLQRKGFNTETIFKVFKMMANPASE; encoded by the coding sequence ATGGCGGAAAGCTACAGGTCGACCGCTTCTAGGCCCGCCCGACGCGCCGAAGCGCCGGCGGCCCCAAGCGGCGAAAGAGAGGCGCGTCAAACGGCCGGAGCGTCGCGCCCGGCCGATCGTGCAAAACAGTCCGCCTACCGGCTCCTTTCCTATCGGGATCGGAGCGTCAAAGAGATCGAAACCAAACTCGCCGAGAAAGGCTATTCGGAAGAGATCATCGCGGAGGTGATCGCCTCGCTGAAAGAGGCGAATTATCTCGATGACGATCGCTTCGCCCGGCAGTGGGTCCGATTCCGCACGGAACACCGCCATTTCGGTCCGATCCGCTTAAAAAGAGAGCTTCTGGAGAAGGGAATCTCCTCGGAAGAAGCCGATCGCGCCATCGAAGGCCGCTCGGAGGAGTGGGACTTGGTCGAGCAGGCGGAAGCGGCCCTCCGGCGGCGACTCAAAGACCCCTCTTTACTCCACGATTTGAAAACCCGGCGGAAAGCCTATGCCTTTTTGCAGCGGAAAGGTTTTAATACGGAAACGATTTTTAAAGTATTTAAGATGATGGCAAACCCGGCATCGGAATAG
- a CDS encoding NHL repeat-containing protein has translation MKRPLFLIVSLFFLFSACAYFPFPEGAIPASMPGRKTFQGSPEKIVSIVAGSGQRGLQDGPASLARFAWPTGIAVNRRGDRFVADYDNHVIRKIDRFGWVTTFAGQGVPGFADGKGREALFHGPDTLAMDGDDNLYVADTDNFRIRKITPDGVVSTVAGSGRQGNKEGAAEEAEFVYPTGVAVAPDGSLYVADRGAHRIKRVTPTGIVMIVAGTGEQGYHDSLAYFSKFNQPMTVAADNGGNVYVADAGSHTIRRIGSDGNVMTVAGSGEPGDRDGLREEAQFYWPTGVSVDIEGNLIVSDSKNHRIRKILLPQGRVSTLAGSGQPGDIDGMGLSAGFDFPTGIGIDPAGNIYIADSANHRIRAIHPGILRVGDHAWEVGSRFAER, from the coding sequence ATGAAGCGACCCCTCTTTTTAATCGTATCTCTTTTCTTTCTCTTCTCGGCATGCGCTTATTTCCCTTTCCCCGAAGGGGCGATTCCCGCCTCGATGCCGGGTCGGAAGACATTTCAGGGAAGCCCCGAAAAAATCGTTTCGATTGTGGCGGGGTCGGGTCAGCGCGGTCTTCAAGACGGGCCGGCGTCGCTGGCGCGATTCGCCTGGCCGACCGGGATTGCGGTCAACCGGCGGGGCGACCGGTTCGTCGCCGATTATGACAACCATGTCATCCGGAAGATCGACCGCTTCGGTTGGGTGACGACTTTTGCGGGACAGGGGGTTCCCGGCTTCGCCGATGGGAAGGGAAGAGAGGCGCTCTTTCACGGTCCCGATACGCTCGCGATGGATGGAGACGACAACCTCTATGTGGCCGACACCGACAATTTCCGGATCCGAAAAATCACGCCGGATGGGGTCGTTTCAACGGTTGCCGGGAGCGGAAGGCAGGGCAATAAAGAGGGAGCGGCCGAGGAGGCGGAGTTTGTCTATCCAACCGGCGTGGCGGTGGCCCCGGACGGAAGCCTCTATGTGGCCGATCGGGGGGCGCATCGAATCAAACGGGTCACCCCGACGGGAATCGTCATGATCGTCGCCGGGACCGGCGAGCAAGGATATCACGACAGCCTCGCCTACTTTTCAAAATTCAATCAACCGATGACGGTGGCGGCCGACAACGGCGGGAATGTATATGTCGCCGATGCAGGATCGCACACAATCCGGCGGATCGGCTCGGACGGCAACGTCATGACGGTGGCCGGATCGGGGGAGCCGGGAGATCGGGACGGGCTTCGAGAGGAGGCGCAGTTTTACTGGCCGACCGGCGTGAGTGTCGATATCGAGGGAAACCTGATTGTCTCGGACAGCAAGAACCATCGCATCCGGAAGATCCTCCTTCCTCAGGGGCGGGTGAGCACGTTGGCGGGGAGCGGTCAGCCGGGCGATATCGATGGGATGGGGCTTTCAGCCGGATTCGACTTTCCGACGGGAATCGGGATCGACCCGGCGGGGAATATCTACATCGCCGATTCCGCAAACCATCGCATTCGCGCGATCCATCCGGGAATTCTCCGGGTGGGGGACCACGCTTGGGAAGTCGGTTCGCGGTTCGCCGAGCGATGA
- a CDS encoding type IV pilus twitching motility protein PilT translates to MKIDELLKAAMEKGSSDLHLKVGVAPMARVHGSLAPLEKFPKITQEEAISLAFSVMNPQQKEKFKERCEIDFGYGAAGLGRFRVNVFQQRGTIGMVFRVIPTKILSVNDLLLPPVIEKLASEHRGLLLVTGTTGSGKSTTLAAMVDYINQNQMVNIMTIEDPIEFLHRDKKGIVSQREIGHDTESFSVALRSALRQDPDVILVGEMRDFETISTALTAAETGHLVMSTLHTLDAVETINRIISVFPPYQQKQVRLQLASVLRGIISQRLVPKADGRGRVPAVEVLVATQTIREAIIDPEKTRRVHDVLAVGGTQYGMQTFDQSLYNLYKQQLISYEEALKWTSNPEDFALKVKGIQSTSESWEESNDQADGGKLQVDRF, encoded by the coding sequence ATGAAAATCGATGAGCTGTTGAAGGCCGCGATGGAGAAAGGCTCGTCCGACCTTCATTTGAAGGTCGGCGTCGCCCCAATGGCCCGGGTCCATGGATCGCTCGCTCCATTGGAGAAATTTCCGAAAATCACACAGGAAGAGGCGATCAGCCTCGCCTTTTCCGTGATGAACCCGCAGCAAAAGGAGAAGTTCAAAGAGCGGTGCGAGATCGACTTCGGCTACGGCGCGGCCGGCTTGGGGCGGTTCCGCGTCAACGTCTTTCAGCAGCGGGGGACGATCGGAATGGTCTTCCGTGTCATTCCGACCAAGATCCTCTCCGTCAACGATCTGCTCCTCCCCCCGGTGATCGAGAAGCTGGCGTCGGAACATCGCGGTCTACTCTTGGTGACCGGGACCACCGGGAGCGGAAAATCGACCACGTTGGCCGCCATGGTTGATTACATCAACCAGAACCAGATGGTCAACATCATGACGATCGAAGACCCGATCGAGTTTTTGCACCGGGACAAGAAGGGGATCGTCAGCCAGCGGGAGATCGGCCACGATACCGAGTCATTTAGCGTCGCCTTGCGCTCCGCGCTGCGTCAGGACCCCGATGTGATTCTGGTGGGGGAGATGCGCGACTTCGAGACGATCTCGACGGCCCTGACGGCGGCCGAGACCGGGCATCTGGTGATGAGCACCCTGCATACGCTCGATGCGGTCGAGACGATCAATCGAATCATTTCGGTCTTCCCGCCGTATCAGCAGAAGCAGGTCCGGTTGCAGCTCGCCTCCGTCCTTCGGGGAATCATTTCGCAGCGCCTGGTCCCCAAAGCGGATGGACGCGGGCGGGTCCCTGCGGTGGAGGTTTTGGTCGCCACCCAGACGATTCGGGAGGCGATCATCGATCCTGAAAAAACGCGGCGGGTTCATGACGTCCTCGCCGTCGGAGGAACGCAGTATGGGATGCAAACCTTCGACCAGTCGCTGTATAATCTCTATAAACAGCAACTGATTTCCTACGAAGAGGCGCTGAAGTGGACGAGCAATCCGGAAGACTTCGCGCTGAAGGTCAAGGGGATTCAGTCGACGAGTGAGAGCTGGGAGGAATCGAACGATCAAGCGGATGGCGGAAAGCTACAGGTCGACCGCTTCTAG
- the thpR gene encoding RNA 2',3'-cyclic phosphodiesterase: MRIRLFIALPISEEIRKRCKALEEIGRQKASSIRWVDPEQIHLTLFFLGWTDPTLQPRIEAQIRESAREAAPFSTQITGLGVFPKPSSPKVFWAGVSNEPPLLALQQNLSARMAALGFSIETRPYRPHLTLGRIKGPVPETFTRWVAEGNGLQIGRCEMESVTLMESRMRPEGSIYTPLFTTTLGGAPRERVIGF, encoded by the coding sequence ATGAGAATTCGTCTTTTTATTGCCTTGCCGATCTCGGAAGAAATACGAAAGCGCTGCAAGGCGCTGGAAGAGATCGGCCGGCAAAAGGCTTCTTCCATTCGCTGGGTCGATCCGGAACAGATTCATCTGACCCTCTTCTTTTTGGGTTGGACCGACCCGACCCTGCAGCCGAGAATTGAAGCACAGATTCGGGAGTCGGCCCGTGAGGCGGCGCCCTTCTCCACCCAGATCACCGGGTTAGGGGTCTTTCCGAAACCCTCCTCCCCTAAGGTCTTCTGGGCCGGCGTCTCGAATGAGCCGCCGCTCCTTGCCTTGCAGCAGAATCTCTCGGCGCGGATGGCGGCGTTGGGATTTTCCATCGAGACCCGCCCCTATCGGCCGCATCTCACGTTGGGCCGAATCAAAGGGCCGGTCCCCGAAACCTTTACACGCTGGGTCGCGGAGGGAAACGGGCTCCAAATCGGGCGTTGTGAAATGGAGAGCGTCACCCTGATGGAAAGCCGGATGAGGCCGGAAGGATCGATTTATACCCCGCTGTTTACCACAACACTGGGGGGAGCCCCCCGAGAACGGGTCATCGGGTTTTGA
- the recA gene encoding recombinase RecA, producing MGERELKERESHRGKALELAMSQIEKQFGKGAIMKLGADEIAANVPVISSGSLGLDIALGVGGLPRGRVIEIFGPESSGKTTLSLHAIAEAQKAGGAAAFIDAEHALDIHYAGRLGVKVDDLLVSQPDTGEQALEIAETLVRSGALDIIVIDSVAALVPRAEIEGEMGDSHMGLQARLMSQALRKLTAAISKSQTTVIFINQIRMKIGVMFGNPETTTGGNALKFYSSVRLDIRRIEAIKEGQEVTGNRVRVKVVKNKIAPPFRQAEFDVLFNVGVSKLGEILDLGVEKKIVEKSGAWYSYKGDRMGQGRDQSINYLKENPAATATIELAIREASGLPTNGKKEPVAPAPALAAERTKVKA from the coding sequence ATGGGAGAGCGAGAATTAAAGGAGAGAGAGAGCCACCGGGGAAAAGCGCTTGAGCTGGCAATGTCGCAGATCGAGAAGCAGTTCGGCAAGGGGGCGATCATGAAATTGGGGGCCGACGAGATTGCGGCCAACGTTCCGGTGATCTCGAGCGGGTCGCTGGGGCTCGATATCGCCCTCGGCGTGGGGGGGCTTCCCCGCGGACGGGTCATCGAGATCTTCGGACCGGAGTCGTCCGGAAAGACGACCCTCTCCCTTCATGCCATTGCCGAGGCGCAAAAGGCGGGAGGGGCCGCCGCGTTTATCGATGCGGAGCATGCCCTCGACATTCACTACGCCGGACGCCTGGGGGTGAAGGTGGATGACCTCCTTGTCTCTCAGCCCGACACGGGAGAGCAGGCATTGGAGATCGCGGAGACCCTCGTTCGGAGCGGCGCCCTCGACATCATCGTGATCGACTCCGTGGCCGCCCTGGTCCCCCGCGCCGAAATCGAGGGGGAGATGGGAGACTCCCATATGGGTTTGCAGGCCCGGTTGATGTCGCAGGCGCTTCGGAAGCTGACCGCGGCGATCTCGAAGTCACAGACCACCGTGATCTTCATTAACCAGATCCGGATGAAAATCGGCGTGATGTTCGGAAACCCGGAGACGACCACCGGCGGAAATGCGCTGAAGTTCTACTCCTCGGTCCGGCTCGACATCCGACGCATCGAGGCGATCAAAGAAGGCCAAGAGGTGACCGGAAACCGCGTTCGCGTGAAGGTCGTCAAAAACAAGATCGCTCCCCCCTTCCGGCAGGCCGAATTCGACGTTCTCTTCAATGTCGGCGTCTCCAAACTGGGGGAGATCCTCGATCTGGGGGTTGAAAAGAAGATCGTCGAAAAGAGCGGGGCATGGTATTCCTACAAGGGAGACCGGATGGGACAGGGCCGGGACCAATCGATCAATTACCTGAAGGAGAATCCGGCCGCCACAGCGACGATCGAGCTGGCGATCCGGGAAGCGAGCGGCCTTCCGACGAACGGAAAGAAAGAGCCGGTCGCCCCGGCACCGGCCTTGGCCGCAGAGCGGACCAAAGTGAAAGCTTAA
- a CDS encoding HD domain-containing phosphohydrolase — MAKRPQILIIEDQLGPRKSLEMILSPYFDVLTVDSGEKGLAQLKERPVDVVTLDLRLPNLQGIDVLRQIKQMHGDIEVIVITGYGEFKTVLDALHLGASSYLLKPFNMGDVLTAVNRAAGKKRQMDQLKEFLIQIGGLIGAEKELSQGIKLLEQDRSLLEGVKKMFEKTEQEIEEERRVNHFDFIRALIDTVEKRDPYAYGHSSRVNYYSYLIAQRLGLTDSEKEELQIGAYMHDIGKLGIDPQVVQKKGEYTSEEMEAIKRHPEIGVNLVAPLNLSPNVLALIRHHHEYYIGKGYPDGIGGEDIPLLARIVAVADAFDAMVSDYPYEYRKVLSLEEATAELNHCSGIQFDPKVVKALIETIEEEHDRILLKSALFADL, encoded by the coding sequence ATGGCAAAACGTCCTCAGATTTTGATCATTGAAGATCAGCTCGGCCCGAGAAAATCGCTCGAAATGATCCTTTCCCCTTACTTCGATGTTCTCACCGTCGATTCGGGAGAAAAGGGATTGGCCCAGCTGAAGGAAAGACCGGTCGATGTGGTGACGCTCGACCTCCGGCTTCCCAACCTGCAAGGAATCGATGTCCTTCGCCAAATTAAACAGATGCATGGAGACATCGAGGTCATCGTCATCACCGGTTACGGGGAGTTCAAAACAGTGCTCGATGCGCTCCATTTAGGCGCCTCCTCCTATCTCCTGAAGCCCTTTAACATGGGGGACGTTTTGACCGCCGTGAATCGGGCCGCCGGAAAGAAGCGGCAGATGGATCAATTAAAAGAGTTCCTGATCCAGATCGGAGGATTGATCGGCGCCGAGAAAGAACTCTCCCAAGGGATCAAGCTGCTCGAACAAGATCGCTCCCTTCTCGAGGGGGTCAAGAAGATGTTCGAAAAAACGGAGCAAGAAATCGAGGAGGAGCGGCGGGTCAACCATTTTGACTTCATCCGGGCCCTCATCGACACCGTTGAAAAAAGAGATCCGTACGCCTACGGCCATTCGAGCCGGGTCAACTATTATTCCTACCTGATCGCGCAACGCCTCGGACTGACCGATTCGGAGAAAGAAGAGCTGCAGATCGGCGCCTACATGCACGACATCGGCAAGCTCGGCATCGACCCGCAGGTGGTCCAGAAAAAGGGAGAGTATACCTCCGAGGAGATGGAGGCGATCAAAAGACATCCCGAAATCGGCGTGAATCTCGTCGCCCCGCTAAACCTTTCCCCGAACGTACTCGCCTTGATCCGGCATCACCACGAGTATTACATCGGGAAAGGATACCCCGACGGCATCGGCGGAGAAGACATCCCCCTCCTGGCGCGGATCGTGGCCGTGGCCGACGCATTCGATGCGATGGTTTCCGATTACCCTTATGAATACAGGAAGGTTCTCTCTCTGGAAGAGGCGACGGCGGAGCTCAATCACTGCTCGGGAATTCAGTTCGATCCGAAAGTCGTGAAGGCGCTGATCGAAACGATCGAGGAGGAGCACGACCGGATCCTCCTCAAGTCGGCCCTCTTTGCCGATCTTTAA
- a CDS encoding ATP-dependent helicase, translating into MKLIENLNEAQRRAVESRAQVILVNAGAGSGKTAVLSLRLVRLLKEGISPWNMLALTFTRHAAGEMRRRIEAEVGEQRKLSLLTFHAFAASLLERWGEILGYRKNFSIYDQSDQVELLREILDELGIKRDPADVVRAFQTGRFFQSDPLFREYQRRLKEGNAFDYRGLLQSANLLLREHPAVRESYQSRFSHLLVDEVQDTDSDQWEMINLLRPSHLFMAGDDYQSIYRFRGANIDHILSFPKMVPEVEVIRLEQNYRSTGPIVEAANRLIAHNRYQLEKRLRTDWAGSVAVSVMQADTPEKEAEAVATIIKRDYGKAECRPSEMAILYRTHAQAIPLARALQLRKIPYQVVTSSFWEKEEVRHLLSFLIILHNPGDDYHLKKILPKERYSPEVLSSLNLEAARAERPLFDLLPSSWFKEHLLDLQEKLSKGAYPTVLDLAKEVDRRFQFSERYRKEGYPLKEAHLLKLFEKMGRWQGENQEDHSLSAFLRWQFTRSVQDELRDEEDSVKLLTIHAAKGLEWPTVFLCGLEQGLFPLRPALSSEEELEEERRLMYVAITRAKERLYLLWSKERTRFGRPVRNRPSQFLTEMIGTIPSPQSGSGSASHLAD; encoded by the coding sequence ATGAAATTAATCGAAAATCTCAATGAAGCACAGCGCCGGGCGGTGGAGAGCCGCGCACAGGTGATCCTCGTGAATGCCGGCGCCGGAAGCGGGAAGACGGCGGTCTTAAGCCTCCGGTTGGTCCGGCTCCTGAAAGAGGGAATCTCCCCTTGGAATATGCTGGCGCTGACGTTTACGCGCCATGCGGCGGGCGAGATGCGCCGCCGCATCGAGGCAGAGGTCGGGGAGCAGCGCAAGTTGAGCCTTTTGACCTTCCATGCCTTTGCCGCTTCCCTGCTGGAGCGGTGGGGAGAAATTCTCGGCTATCGAAAGAACTTCTCCATCTACGATCAATCCGACCAGGTGGAGCTGCTCCGCGAAATTCTCGACGAGCTGGGGATCAAACGCGACCCGGCGGACGTGGTCCGGGCGTTCCAGACCGGCCGGTTCTTCCAAAGCGATCCCCTTTTTCGCGAGTACCAGCGCCGGCTGAAGGAGGGAAACGCTTTCGATTATCGCGGACTGTTGCAGTCGGCCAACCTTCTCCTTCGCGAGCACCCCGCCGTCCGCGAGAGCTATCAATCGCGCTTCAGCCATCTTTTGGTCGATGAAGTGCAGGATACCGATTCGGATCAGTGGGAGATGATCAATCTGCTGCGGCCGTCGCATCTTTTTATGGCGGGGGACGATTATCAGAGCATCTACCGGTTTCGCGGGGCGAATATCGACCACATCCTCTCCTTCCCGAAAATGGTCCCAGAGGTGGAGGTCATTCGTCTTGAGCAGAACTATCGATCGACCGGTCCGATCGTCGAGGCGGCCAATCGCCTGATCGCCCACAATCGATATCAGCTCGAAAAGCGGCTTCGGACCGATTGGGCCGGATCGGTCGCCGTCTCCGTGATGCAGGCCGACACCCCGGAGAAAGAGGCGGAGGCGGTGGCGACGATCATCAAACGCGATTATGGAAAGGCGGAGTGCCGTCCTTCCGAGATGGCGATCCTCTATCGGACCCACGCGCAGGCAATTCCACTCGCCAGGGCGCTCCAGCTTCGAAAGATCCCCTATCAGGTGGTGACCTCCTCCTTCTGGGAGAAAGAAGAGGTCCGGCACCTCTTGAGCTTCTTGATTATCCTCCACAACCCGGGGGATGATTACCATTTAAAGAAGATCCTTCCGAAGGAGCGTTATTCACCGGAGGTTCTCTCCTCGCTCAACCTCGAAGCGGCCCGCGCCGAGCGGCCTCTCTTCGATCTGCTTCCCTCGTCCTGGTTCAAAGAGCATCTTCTCGATCTTCAGGAGAAGCTCTCGAAGGGAGCGTATCCGACCGTTTTGGATCTGGCGAAGGAGGTCGATCGCCGGTTTCAGTTCTCCGAGCGATACCGAAAAGAGGGTTATCCGCTGAAGGAGGCCCATCTTCTGAAGCTCTTCGAGAAGATGGGCCGTTGGCAGGGGGAGAATCAGGAAGACCACTCGCTCTCCGCCTTTCTGCGGTGGCAGTTTACCCGATCGGTCCAAGACGAGTTGCGGGATGAAGAGGACTCCGTGAAGCTGCTGACGATCCACGCCGCCAAGGGATTGGAATGGCCGACCGTCTTTCTCTGCGGTCTCGAACAGGGGCTCTTCCCGCTCCGGCCGGCGTTGTCCTCGGAAGAAGAATTAGAGGAAGAGCGGCGGTTGATGTATGTGGCGATTACCCGCGCGAAGGAACGCCTCTACCTCCTCTGGTCGAAGGAGCGGACCCGTTTCGGGCGGCCGGTTCGAAACAGGCCGAGCCAATTTCTCACCGAAATGATCGGAACGATCCCATCTCCTCAATCGGGTTCCGGGTCCGCTTCCCACCTCGCCGATTAG
- a CDS encoding AAA family ATPase, whose amino-acid sequence MSKLARLRLHNFKGKRSEWAIAPKMLLVGPNGAGKSALLQAVMVGILGYEPRLGRTPASVVQLASGREMSVEIETDAKFILHRTFKLSRGAVSTSVWVSPHQGEKNLADAHRRIAEEVGDFAVSFDLNAFLSLSDAKKRAFLFGLSPTKGLGWDKPHLKSRLIQAVRAPVSSLTLHAWIDKAFALWTEGHDLQSNFDRMLIYLKKELSLWSLRKKEGIAAARRMLHTRNQEPFVPSEAARTTQREIEEIQERIILIREELAKDEARRKSAEARGREIEGLRSRLIEREAAAASVEKIRAQIAELRSRSFDRAPMQAERDQVEQATAALFGEIEQEEKRLNALKIALEMEKKGLDRAESIHGTCPVVEGIGCPVDFTPVITQGRDRLSSQEMTICEIESLQSMRWQRYRGLQESLGPLQARALSLDREERETQKQIAVWEEMLQRAGQGEEKQAELIAALARLEAEEAGDGGYADPADLILQKEGLERHLEELKRRLAEQEERRSLWIAYQQNQVDLKKADANVEALKQLIVALGPKGLQGEMIKEMIRPFSKIVNDLLHAIDPEKELTFRFQDVRGNEIFEMGWKRGEHFIPFEALSTGERVLFSAALMTALILFREPRCRLLLVDNLESVDLHHRRRFIEALCAFVDEGHLDHFIVAGVEGIPPGDAARLGVKMIQMADSAMASA is encoded by the coding sequence ATGTCGAAGCTGGCGCGTCTTCGTCTTCATAACTTTAAGGGGAAGCGGTCCGAGTGGGCGATCGCTCCCAAGATGCTCCTGGTCGGACCGAACGGGGCCGGCAAGAGCGCCTTGCTCCAGGCGGTCATGGTCGGCATTCTCGGCTATGAGCCGCGCCTGGGCCGCACCCCGGCTTCGGTCGTCCAGCTTGCCTCCGGCCGGGAGATGTCGGTGGAGATCGAGACCGACGCAAAATTTATCCTTCACCGAACCTTTAAGCTCAGCCGGGGGGCGGTCTCGACCTCGGTTTGGGTTTCGCCCCATCAAGGGGAGAAGAATCTGGCCGACGCCCATCGGCGCATCGCCGAAGAAGTGGGTGATTTTGCCGTTTCTTTCGATCTCAATGCGTTTCTCTCCCTCTCCGATGCGAAGAAGCGGGCGTTTCTCTTCGGGCTCTCGCCGACGAAGGGGCTCGGGTGGGACAAGCCCCATCTCAAGAGCCGGCTGATCCAAGCGGTCCGCGCGCCTGTCAGCTCCCTCACACTGCACGCCTGGATCGACAAGGCATTCGCCCTCTGGACGGAGGGCCACGATCTTCAGTCGAACTTCGATCGAATGCTGATCTATCTCAAAAAAGAGCTCTCCCTCTGGTCCCTCCGAAAGAAGGAAGGAATCGCTGCGGCGCGCCGGATGCTTCACACCCGAAATCAGGAGCCGTTCGTTCCTTCCGAAGCGGCACGGACCACTCAACGGGAGATCGAAGAGATTCAAGAACGGATCATCCTCATCCGGGAAGAGCTGGCCAAGGATGAGGCGCGTCGAAAATCGGCGGAAGCGCGGGGAAGAGAGATCGAAGGATTACGGTCCCGTTTGATTGAGCGGGAGGCCGCCGCGGCCTCCGTTGAGAAGATCCGAGCGCAGATCGCCGAATTGCGGAGCCGGTCGTTTGATCGCGCGCCGATGCAAGCGGAAAGAGACCAGGTCGAGCAGGCGACCGCCGCCCTCTTTGGCGAGATCGAGCAGGAGGAGAAGCGGCTGAATGCGCTGAAGATCGCATTGGAGATGGAGAAGAAAGGGCTCGATCGCGCTGAATCAATTCATGGGACCTGTCCTGTGGTTGAAGGGATTGGCTGTCCGGTCGACTTCACCCCGGTGATTACGCAGGGACGGGATCGACTCTCCTCGCAGGAGATGACGATCTGCGAGATCGAGTCGTTGCAATCGATGCGATGGCAGCGCTACCGGGGATTGCAGGAGAGCCTCGGACCCCTTCAGGCGCGCGCTCTGTCGCTGGATCGGGAAGAACGCGAAACGCAAAAGCAGATCGCCGTCTGGGAAGAGATGCTTCAGCGCGCCGGCCAAGGGGAGGAGAAGCAGGCGGAACTGATAGCGGCCTTGGCCCGGCTGGAGGCGGAAGAGGCGGGCGACGGCGGTTATGCCGATCCGGCCGATCTGATTCTCCAAAAAGAGGGGCTCGAGCGCCATCTGGAGGAGCTGAAGCGCCGTCTCGCCGAACAGGAGGAGCGGCGCTCCCTCTGGATCGCCTACCAGCAGAACCAAGTCGATCTGAAAAAGGCCGACGCGAACGTCGAGGCGCTGAAACAGCTGATCGTGGCCCTCGGCCCGAAGGGGCTTCAGGGGGAGATGATCAAGGAGATGATCCGGCCCTTCTCGAAGATCGTCAATGATCTGCTCCACGCGATCGATCCTGAAAAAGAGTTGACCTTCCGCTTTCAGGATGTTCGGGGAAACGAAATCTTCGAGATGGGGTGGAAGCGGGGCGAGCATTTCATCCCGTTTGAAGCCCTCTCGACGGGCGAGCGGGTGCTCTTCTCCGCCGCGCTGATGACGGCGTTGATTCTCTTCCGTGAGCCGCGCTGCCGGTTGTTGCTGGTCGATAATCTCGAGAGCGTCGACCTTCACCACCGCCGGCGGTTCATCGAGGCGCTCTGTGCCTTCGTCGATGAAGGACACCTCGATCATTTCATTGTCGCGGGGGTGGAAGGAATTCCGCCGGGAGATGCCGCTCGCCTCGGAGTGAAGATGATCCAGATGGCCGACTCGGCAATGGCTTCGGCTTAA
- a CDS encoding phosphatidylglycerophosphatase A family protein, which translates to MKTKQKEARSEQDPFSKTDEKASDRAPSPKWARWIATGFGVGYFPLMPGTLGSLLGFCFFLALRSLPPVLYLFTLIAFIFLGVHTAGLSEPFFQKKDASEIVIDEIVTMMGVLFLIPPSVGWWFAGLLAFRVFDIFKPPPCQQFERLPGGWGVMADDLLAGAYAVVFIQLIALILNH; encoded by the coding sequence ATGAAGACAAAACAAAAGGAGGCGCGCTCCGAACAAGACCCCTTCTCAAAAACGGACGAGAAAGCCTCGGATCGAGCTCCCTCTCCAAAATGGGCGCGCTGGATTGCAACCGGCTTCGGCGTCGGCTACTTCCCCCTTATGCCGGGAACCCTCGGCAGCCTCCTCGGTTTCTGCTTCTTTCTCGCCCTTCGCTCCCTCCCGCCGGTTCTCTATTTGTTCACCCTCATCGCATTCATCTTTTTAGGGGTCCATACGGCCGGTTTATCCGAACCGTTCTTTCAGAAAAAAGATGCATCCGAAATTGTGATCGACGAGATTGTGACGATGATGGGGGTCCTTTTTCTGATTCCCCCGTCGGTCGGATGGTGGTTCGCCGGTCTCTTGGCCTTTCGCGTTTTTGATATCTTCAAGCCACCCCCTTGCCAGCAGTTCGAGCGGCTTCCGGGGGGGTGGGGGGTCATGGCGGACGACCTTCTGGCGGGGGCCTACGCTGTCGTCTTCATTCAACTGATTGCGCTCATCCTCAACCATTGA